GAGGCCGACCGACCTGTTGCTGCTGGCGCTGCGATTGCTCGCCGTGGCCGCGCTCGCGCTCGCCTTCGCGCGGCCGCTATTGGATGCGCCCGGGCCAAGCGTGCGCGCGGTGGTCGCGCTGGAATGGACTACGGCAGTCGCCGACGTTGAGGCTGCGCGACACGCGGCGCGCGAACAGCTCGGCGAGGGCGCCGCGCTTGTGGTGTTCGATACAGCAGCACGCATCGTGCCGGTTGACGCCTTGGACAGCCTCTCGTCGCCATCCGTGCGCCGCGCCAGTTGGTCGCCGGCACTGGTCGCCGCCGGCGATGCCGCTGCGCAGATCGCGCGCGGTGCCGACTCGCTGCGACTGGTGCTGGTTGGTACCTCCCGACGAGACGCGCTCGATGCGGCCACGGCGACCCTCCGTGCCGCCTGGCCGGGTCGTGTGGAGTTCGTTGAGCTGCGCGCTGGCCGCGACAGCACTCGCGGCCTTCGTGCTGGTCTGCGTTCGTCGATGCGGGACGATCCACTGGCACCGGCACTCGCGGCGTGGTCGCGGCGCCGAGGCTCGCATCCGTTGCGGGTGACGCGGGATGCGCCCGGCCCAGCGGACTCGGCGTGGGCGCGGGGGACGACGGGGGCCGTGCTTGTGCACTGGCCTGCGCGGGGCGAAGGCACTGTCGTCAGGCCAGACGGTGTCGTGGCGTTCGGCAGCGAGGCCGCGTCGGTGGTCGCACCGCTCATTCGAGTCCCCCTCGGCGACTCGGCAGCGGCCGAATCTGCTATGGGCTCGGGTCAGGGCGGCGCCGCGACCAGTCGATCCATCGCCCGCTGGCGCGACGGCACCATAGCAGCCACTGAACGCGCACTCGGCGCGGGCTGCGCCAAGACTGTCGGCGTCGGCCTGCCGATCGAAGGCGACCTGACGCTGCGGCAGCCCTTCGCCGAGTTCCTTGATGTGGTGCTTGCACCGTGCGGTGGCGACGTCGCGCCGGCCTTGCCCGACTCCACGCTTGAGTGGTTGCGTGGCCCCGATCACCTGGCGTCGGCGCAGCAACTACTGCCGCTGCGCGCGGATGCGTCACCGCTAGCCGCCTGGCTGCTGCTGCTCGCGGCATTGGCGCTCGTGAGCGAACAGCTGCTGCGCCGTCGTACGGAGGCCAAGGCGTGACCACAAGCCAGCGCCTGCAGCGCGCCAAGCGCCAACTCGTGCTCGTCGCCGCGGGGCGCGCAGCGCTCTACGCCGCGCTCGCGGCTGCGCTGGCCGCGCTCCTGCTCGTGGCGCTCGATGCCGTGATCGGCCTCGGCCTCACGGCGCGCACGCGGCTCGCGCCAGCCCCGTGTCTTGCGGCGCTCGCGGTGGGCCTGTGGCAGTTGGCTGGCCCACTGCGCGACGTGCTGCGGGCGACGGACGAGCAGATCGCGCTGTGGTTCGAGCGTCGGCTCCCGGCACTGCGCTATACGCTGGTCACGCAGGCGGGGCTCGCCGCGCCCTCGCCGACGCTGCAGTCAACGACAGACGCCGTGCCGCTCGAGCGCGAACTGCGCGACGCTGCGAAGGCCTCGCTCACGAAGCCGGCATTCGCTCTGCTCTTGGTCGCCGCGCTCCTCCTCCTGCTGCCAGCGGGCGTGATGCAGCGCATTAGCGCTCCCGCAGCTGGTGACGCCCTGAACCGTGTCGGCGCGGGCAGCGCCGCCGCCGCGAATCCCCTGGCGACCATCGTCGTGCGGCTCCTGCCGCCAGCCTACAGCGGACTGCAAAGCGAAGTCGTGGACAACCCCGCCACGGTGCAGGCGTTGGTAGGCAGCCGCGTGACCGTTGAAGGGCGGGGCAGCGGCGTGACGGCGCGAGCGGCGGGGGCGGGCACGGGCGCAGACGCAACGTCGGGCGGCAACTCAAGCGATGCGGGCGGGTCTGCGGCTGAGATCCGCGCGCTGGCATCCGGTGACCGCTGGACCATCACCCTGCCGATGCCAGCCGCCGCCACGGCGCTTCGTCTCCAGGGCCCCGCCGGCGAGCGCGTGCTGCTGCTCGACCCACTGATCGATTCTGTACCGAGCGTGCGTCTCGAAGCTCCAGCCCGTGACTCGGTGCTGCGCGAACCGCGAGGCGAGCTGCCACTGGCCGCCGAGCTGCGCGACGACCTCGGCCTGCAGGACGCCGCCTTCGAGCTCATCATCTCGGCGGGCAGCGGCGAGCTCTACACCTTCCGCACGGTGCGAGCCGCTGCGCAGCGCTTCCAACCGCGCACCCGGGAGGGGCGCATCGCCGGCACGCTGCGTCTCGATACGCTGGGCCTCAAGCCGGGTGACATGATCCACCTGCGCGCCCTCGCCCGCGACTTCAACGACGTGACCGGCCCGGGGCAGGGCAGCTCCGAGACACGCACGCTGCGCATCGCGCGCGCGGACGAATACGACTCAGTCTCCGTGGAGCCACTGCCACCCGCCGAGCCGGAAAAGGACGCGCTCTCCCAGCGGATGATCCTGATGCAGACGCAGGAGCTGGTCGAGCTCTCGCGTCGACTGCGCGAGGCCGAGACCACGCGTCGCTCCCGCGTCATCGCCGTGGACCAGACCAAGCTGCGCAAAAAAGTTGGTGAGGTCGTCTTCCTCCGACTCGGCGGCGACGAGGACGGCGGGGAACACTCGCACTACGCCGGGGACGGGCACGACCACTCGCCGGACTCCGAAGTCAACGTCGATGACATCCTCGCCGCTGCCGAACGTGCCGCGAACGCCGATGTCACACGCAGCCTCGACAACCACGGCGACGAGACGCCGATCGTGGCGATCAATCGCCCGCTGCTCGAGGCCTACAACCACATGTGGCGAGCCTCGAGCGAACTCGAGACCGGACGCCCTGCCGCCGCGATTCCGTGGATGGAGCGCGCGATCGAGGCACTGCAGCGCGCCCGTGCCGCCGAGCGCATCTACCTGCGCGGGCGCCCGCCGCGGGTCGTGGTGGACCTCGCCCGCGTGCGCCTCGCCGGCAAGGACGAGGCCAGGCCAGGCCAGCGCAGTCCACGTGCCGCGCTCGACCCCGAGCGCGCGGCCCGCTTGGCGCGCTTCGACAACGCATTGGCCAACGCGAGCCTTGACCCCGCGGCCACTGCGGACTCGTTGCTGCTGATCCGTGTCGGACTGCCGGAACAGGAGCGCAGCGCAGCCATTGCCCTCGACGCAGCCGCCGACGCCCTGCGCCGCGGTGGCGACGTCACCACGCCGCTCGCCGCCGCTCGTCGCGCCCTGCTCAGCGCGCCGCCTCGCCGCGGAACTCTAACGCCGTGGGGCGAGTGATGGCCGAGTTCATCTGGGCCACCGCGCAGTACGACTCCGGTGACTGGGACTCGGCGCCAATGGTGCCGCCGAATCTCATCGACTCCGTGGCGCGATACACCGCCATCGACGTGTCGCCAACGGGCGTGGTGGTGCCGCTGGGTTCGCGCGATCTGCTGCGCTATCCGCTCGTCTATCTCACCGGCCATCTGCCCGTGCGATTCAGCACCGCCGAGCGCACGATGCTGCGCGAGTATGTGCGGCGCGGTGGGCTGCTGTTTGTCGATGACCACAACCACGATATCGACGGCGAGTTCCACCGCACGGCCTGGGAGGAGATCGCGGCAACGCTCTCTCCGTTGCAGGACCTGCCGAACGATCACGACCTCTACCGTTGCTTCTTCCAGTTTCCTGATGGCCCGCCAACCACGAGCCACGAGCTGAACGGCTGGGGCGACAACCTCATCCACAAGCATCTGCAGGCGGTGATGCACGAGGGGCGCATCGCGGTGCTCTATTCGAGCAAGGACTACAGCTCGGAATGGAACTATCACCCCGACAACAAGCGCTTCCTGTCGGTGGACAACACGCGCTTCGGCGTGAACCTGGTGGTGTATGCACTCACCCGCTGAGCTTCGCTGGCGTCGAGTGCTCGTCGAGCGCAGTCTTCGGGCCGCGGCGGCGGCTGGGCTCGTGCTGGCGTTGCTGCTCGCGTGGTGGCCGGCACTAAGCGCCTCGCGCGGTGCGGCGCCGGCAATGCTCGAGTTCACCACGGCACCCTCGGCGGCGACGCGCGATTCCTTGGCGGCGCTGCAACGCAGCGGGCGCGAGGTCCATTGGCACGGCCGCGTCGGCGCGACGGCGGCGAGCGTGGAGATGCTGCGCGAACCCGGGAACCGCTGGCAGGTTGCGGTCGTGGCGGACTCCGCCCTCGTGCTGCGAGACTCGCTTGGCGTGCTCGACTCGATCGCGTCCGGTGTCGGCACCTTGACCACCGATCCATTGCGTGGCGCGCTGCGGGTGGACGGCGCGGCGGCGATCGCCACTCTCCTTGCACCCGAGCCCGTCGCGCTGCGTCGGGTGTTGGTGCTGGGGCGCGCCACGTGGGAGTCGCGCTTTGTCATCGTCGCACTTGAGGAAGCCGGCTGGGCGGTCGATGCGCAACTGACCGTCGGGCGCGAGCGCGACGTGCAGCAGGGCGTGATCGTCCCCAACGTCACGCGACACGCGGCCGTCGTCGTGCTCGACACGGCCTCTCTGCGAGCGCAGGCCGCTGCCATCGCACGCGCCGTGCGTGCCGGCACGGGCCTCGTGCTCGCCGGTGAGGCCGCGCTCGCCACGCCGCCGGCTATCCGCGCGATTGCTGCAGCATCGGTCAGCGGTCGTGACGAACCCGAGGCGCGCCGGCTAGAAGGCATCCCGCCACTGGAAGCACTGCCACTCCTCACGCTGGCGGCGGGTTCCGATGCGTCCACGGTGCTGGAGCGTCGCGCAGGCAGCGCGGCGCTGGTGGCGCGCCGCGTCGAAGCAGGCCGCGTGATCCAACTTGGCTACACCGACACCTGGCGTTGGCGAATGGAGGGCGAGGGCCGAGGCCCCGCCGAGCATCGGGCGTACTGGTCGCGGATTGTTGGGCTCGCGGCGGCGGCTGAACTGGCGCGCGCCGGCGACGGTGCCAACTCGACAGAGGCTGCCGCTGGCTCACGAGGCGCAGTGGGGCCCGACACGGCATCCCAAGGCGAAGATCCCCTCACGCTCGCGGATCCCGCGCCGCGTGCGGCGCTTGTTCAGGCACTCGGCCCCGCTCAGGACGTGCCTGTGGCCGAGCCGCGCGGCCTGCCCGCACTGCCTACCTGGCTCGGCGCGCTCCTGCTCCTACTCTTCGTTGGAGAGTGGTCCTCACGCCGAGCCCGAGGGGCACGCTAGGTGTCGCTGGCCTTTATCTCCCACTCCGACTGCGGCCGGCACGACAACGGCTGGAACCATCCTGAGCACGTGGGGCGCGTCCGCGCCATCACGAGCAAGATGAAGTACCACCCCGAGTTGTTCATGGCGCTGGAACTGCTCGAAGGCCGCCACGCCACCGAGGACGAGCTCGCGCTTGCGCACGATCGTGCGTACATCGATAGGGTGCGCGAGCTCGCGGAGAGCGGTGGCGGGCGCTTCGACGCCGACACCATCGTCAGCGAGGGCAGTTGGGATGCCGCGCGGGCGGCGGCCGGTTCGGTGCTCGATGCCGTTGAGCGCGCGCTCGACGGACGCAATGCGCGCAGCTTCTGCGCCGTACGGCCTCCCGGCCACCACGCCCTGCGCGACCAAGGCATGGGATTCTGCTTGTTCGGAAGTGTTGCCATCGCCGCGCACTTTGCGCGGCAGAAGGGTGCCAATCGCGTCCTCATCGTCGACTGGGACGTGCACCACGGCAACGGCACGCAGGCGCTGGTGGAGCAGGAAGCCGAGATCCGGTTTGTGTCGATGCATCAGTGGCCCTGGTATCCGGGCTCCGGCGCGGCCGACGACCGCGGGCCGCACCAGAATGTCTTGAACGTCCCGATGCCGCCTGGCCTCGAGGCCGGGCGCTATCTCGACGCCCTGCTCGGCGCCGTCGACGCCGCGACCGCTAATTGGGCGCCGGACATCGTACTGGTGAGCTCAGGCTTCGACAGCATGGCCGGCGACCCGCTCGGCGGCTTCACGCTTGAGCCGACTGACATCGAGACGCTGACGCGCCAACTGGTGACGCGCGCCGATCGCTGGTGCGGCGGGCGGCTCGTGAGCGCGCTCGAAGGCGGCTACGCGCCGCAGCGCCTGGCCGAGGGCGTCATCGCGCACTTGGAGGCACTGCGGTAGCTTCTCGGCATGCCCAAGCGCAGCCCGGCGCTCCGCATCAAGAAGGCCCGCAAGCAGGCCGTGCCCACGGCCTCCGACGCCCCGCGCTCCTGGTACCGTGACGACGGCGGCGCGATGCGCCGCGATATCGATCCCGCTGAGTTCGCGGCAATCCTTGAGAGCGGGACGGGCCTGCTCTGGGTGGACCTCGACGCCAACAGCGCATCGCAGCAGCAGTTGCTGGCGAAGGTCTTCAAGTTCCACCCGCTGAGCGTCGAGGATACGACCTCCTCCGAGGGACGCACGAAGTTCGAGGAGTTCCCGCACTACACCTTCACCGTGGTGCGTGGCGTCCGCTTCGTGACCGAGACCGAGGATCTCTACGACATCGAGACCTTCAACCTCTGGAGCTTCGTCGGCCGGAACTTCGTGGTGACGGTGCACGGAGCACACGCCCCCGGCGTGGACGCGACCATCGCGCGCTTGGACCGCGCGCCCGAGACGATGGGCCGCGGCGCCGCGAGGCTGTTGCATCACATCCTCGATGCGACGGTCGACGCGTACTTTCCCATCATCGACCAGCTCGACGAGTTCGTGGACCAGCTGGAGGCGCGCGTGTTCGTCCAGTTCGACCACGAGGCCATGCGTGACATCTTCAGCGTCAAGCGGCTGGTGCTGCAGCTCAAGCGCCATCTCTCGCCGATGCGTGAGGTGTTTAACATCCTGCAGAGCCGTCCCTGCGCCCACGTCTCGCCCGAGGCGCAGATCTACTTCCGTGACGTCTACGACCACGTGATCCGCCAGAACGAATCGCTGGACACCTATCGCGAATTGATCTCCAGCACCTTGGACGCGTATCTCACGCAGGTGTCGAACCGGATGGGCCTGGTGACCAAGGGGCTCACCGTCGTCGCCACGCTCAGCGTGCCATTTGTGGTCGTCAGCGGGATGTGGGGGATGAACTTCAACGACATCCCCCTCTCCAACTGGCCGCACGGCTTCTGGGTGATGCTCGCCCTGCAGCTCGGGTTGGGCGGCGGATTCATCTGGTTCCTCCGTCGCAACGGCTGGCTCTAGGCCCCATATTCCATAAGTGTTCTGCCCTGACTGCGGTACCTGGAACCGGAGCAACGTCCGCGCCTGCCTGCAGTGTGGGGAGACGCTGCCGGACATCCCCTCCGCCGTTGATGCGCCGGATCACCTGATCACGTCGCTGCGCCACGCCACGGGCCATCGCTACAAGGTCGTGCGCCGCATCGGCAGCGGTGGCATGGCGGACGTGTACGAGGCCCGGCACCACCTGCTCAGTCGCCCGCTGGCCGTGAAGGTGATGCACGCCCACCTCGCCCGCGACACGGAGATGAAGGTGCGCTTTCGCCGAGAGGCGGAGTCGGCGAGTCGACTGCTGCATCCCTTCATCTGCGCGCCGCTGGACTACGGCGAGACGGACGAGGCCGTGTACCTTGTGCTGCCGTTCCTGAACGGCGGCTGCCTCGCCGACGACCTCACGCGCACACGGACGATCGAGACCGTCCGCGCCGCGCGCATCTGCGCGCAGGTGGCTACCGCGCTGGACTACGCCGCGCGCCAAGGCGTCATCCACCGCGACGTGAAGCCGGACAACGTGCTCTTCGACACCGACGGCAACGCCATTCTCACCGACTTCGGCATCGCCACGGCGTACTTCCACGGCCGAATGACGGCCGGTGGCCGCGCGATGGGTACGCCGCACTACATGGCCCCGGAACAGGCGATGGGCCGCTTCGTTGACGGCCGTGCCGACCTCTACGCCATCGGCGTGATGCTCTACGAGTGCCTCGCCGGCGTTACGCCCTTCGACGGGCCCGACGGCTACTCGATCGGCTACAAGCACGTGCACGAGGCGCCGCCGGCCATCCAGACCTTGGTGCCCGACGTCCCGGACCGGCTCGCCGGCATCATCATGAAGTGCCTCGAGAAGAACCCCGACAAGCGCTACCAGCGCGGGCACGAGCTGGCCGACGACATCTACGCGTGGATGCACGCCGAGGGCGCGCGGTCCACGCCCCCGGTGCGGGCCACGCGCCCGACCAGCGTGGGGTGAGCAGCCGGCTCGTCGAGGTCGCGCTGCCGCTGCCCCTGCTGCGCACCTTCACCTACGCGGTCCCCGACTCGCTCAAGCATCCGGTCGTCGCCGGCAGCCGCGTCGTCGCGCCTGTACGTGGCAAGCGCGTCGTCGGCATCTGCCTCGGTGAGTCCGATGGCCGTGCCCTTGGTGGTCGCGAGGCCAAGGCGCTGCTGGCCGCGCCGGACCCCGAGCCAGCGTTGCGCGCGGACCTGCTCGCCGTCTGCCGCTGGATGGCCGAGTACTATGTGGCGCCGATAGGCTTGGTCACGCGCTCGGTGCTGCCCGCCGCACTCGGTGTAGCCGCGAAACCCGAGGCCGCCGGCAAGCAGGAGCGCATCCTCGTGCTCTCGCGCGAGCTGCCCACGCTTACGGCCCGGGACGAAGCCTTCAGGCGCTCCCCACAGCAGCGCGCGTTGTTCGAGCTCCTCGAGCAGCTCGGCGGGCGCGCACCCGTGAAGCACCTGGTGGAGCGACTGGGCTGCACGCCCGCCGTGGTGACCGCACTGGCCAAGCGTGGCTTCGCGAACATTGAGCAGGCCTCGCTGCTTCGCGATCCCTTTGCCGACCGGCCTGCGCCGCCGGCACCGCGGCAGCAGCCCACGGCCGCGCAGCAGACGGCGATCGATGCGATCCTGGCGTCGGAGATCGGCAGCGTCACCCTGCTGCACGGCATCACCGGCAGCGGCAAGACGCTCGTGTATCTCAAGGTGCTCGAGG
This window of the Gemmatimonadaceae bacterium genome carries:
- a CDS encoding BatA domain-containing protein, whose translation is MSFLAPWILAFGAAAAAAVVAIHLLTTRRPPTAPLPTARFVPEAEARAVSRAARPTDLLLLALRLLAVAALALAFARPLLDAPGPSVRAVVALEWTTAVADVEAARHAAREQLGEGAALVVFDTAARIVPVDALDSLSSPSVRRASWSPALVAAGDAAAQIARGADSLRLVLVGTSRRDALDAATATLRAAWPGRVEFVELRAGRDSTRGLRAGLRSSMRDDPLAPALAAWSRRRGSHPLRVTRDAPGPADSAWARGTTGAVLVHWPARGEGTVVRPDGVVAFGSEAASVVAPLIRVPLGDSAAAESAMGSGQGGAATSRSIARWRDGTIAATERALGAGCAKTVGVGLPIEGDLTLRQPFAEFLDVVLAPCGGDVAPALPDSTLEWLRGPDHLASAQQLLPLRADASPLAAWLLLLAALALVSEQLLRRRTEAKA
- a CDS encoding DUF4159 domain-containing protein, which produces MAEFIWATAQYDSGDWDSAPMVPPNLIDSVARYTAIDVSPTGVVVPLGSRDLLRYPLVYLTGHLPVRFSTAERTMLREYVRRGGLLFVDDHNHDIDGEFHRTAWEEIAATLSPLQDLPNDHDLYRCFFQFPDGPPTTSHELNGWGDNLIHKHLQAVMHEGRIAVLYSSKDYSSEWNYHPDNKRFLSVDNTRFGVNLVVYALTR
- a CDS encoding histone deacetylase, coding for MSLAFISHSDCGRHDNGWNHPEHVGRVRAITSKMKYHPELFMALELLEGRHATEDELALAHDRAYIDRVRELAESGGGRFDADTIVSEGSWDAARAAAGSVLDAVERALDGRNARSFCAVRPPGHHALRDQGMGFCLFGSVAIAAHFARQKGANRVLIVDWDVHHGNGTQALVEQEAEIRFVSMHQWPWYPGSGAADDRGPHQNVLNVPMPPGLEAGRYLDALLGAVDAATANWAPDIVLVSSGFDSMAGDPLGGFTLEPTDIETLTRQLVTRADRWCGGRLVSALEGGYAPQRLAEGVIAHLEALR
- a CDS encoding magnesium transporter CorA family protein: MPKRSPALRIKKARKQAVPTASDAPRSWYRDDGGAMRRDIDPAEFAAILESGTGLLWVDLDANSASQQQLLAKVFKFHPLSVEDTTSSEGRTKFEEFPHYTFTVVRGVRFVTETEDLYDIETFNLWSFVGRNFVVTVHGAHAPGVDATIARLDRAPETMGRGAARLLHHILDATVDAYFPIIDQLDEFVDQLEARVFVQFDHEAMRDIFSVKRLVLQLKRHLSPMREVFNILQSRPCAHVSPEAQIYFRDVYDHVIRQNESLDTYRELISSTLDAYLTQVSNRMGLVTKGLTVVATLSVPFVVVSGMWGMNFNDIPLSNWPHGFWVMLALQLGLGGGFIWFLRRNGWL
- a CDS encoding serine/threonine protein kinase, which encodes MFCPDCGTWNRSNVRACLQCGETLPDIPSAVDAPDHLITSLRHATGHRYKVVRRIGSGGMADVYEARHHLLSRPLAVKVMHAHLARDTEMKVRFRREAESASRLLHPFICAPLDYGETDEAVYLVLPFLNGGCLADDLTRTRTIETVRAARICAQVATALDYAARQGVIHRDVKPDNVLFDTDGNAILTDFGIATAYFHGRMTAGGRAMGTPHYMAPEQAMGRFVDGRADLYAIGVMLYECLAGVTPFDGPDGYSIGYKHVHEAPPAIQTLVPDVPDRLAGIIMKCLEKNPDKRYQRGHELADDIYAWMHAEGARSTPPVRATRPTSVG